A region from the Gossypium hirsutum isolate 1008001.06 chromosome A08, Gossypium_hirsutum_v2.1, whole genome shotgun sequence genome encodes:
- the LOC107932860 gene encoding transcription initiation factor TFIID subunit 15 — protein sequence MGSRDKDQTTSHHQPLLSSLVVGPSASDGADGGASGGRGRGGGGSDYEPGEVRREPHPYSRSDRYKDEPGYRIRAGSSSPIRRRDVDHRNGSHFDRSGGPSRVRDFGNGRDPGRYRDSSPPYNRGPGGGRQHSSRGFDGTGYGPGPIGGEGMTRNNPNVRPREGDWICPDPLCANLNFARREYCNNCKRFRYAPTGSPRGGYPGPPPPHAPPRRFPGSPVDLSPPRRNINSNFRSPPRSWAREGPRDFRAAGPPPPRHEGRFFDHSMRRDRLEYLDDDYRGRSRFDRPMPMDWGQRDRGRDNFFNSRKGYERRLPSPPLPPPQLPPRGRPRDLRERSRSPIRGAPPPKEYRRDLYMERGREDLRGGVGRDRIGGPY from the exons ATGGGGTCTAGAGACAAGGACCAAACAACATCGCATCATCAGCCGCTCCTTAGCAGCCTTGTTGTAGGACCATCGGCAAGCGACGGAGCTGACGGTGGTGCAAGCGGAGGACGAGGCCGTGGTGGTGGTGGTAGCGATTATGAGCCCGGGGAGGTCCGGCGTGAACCGCATCCTTATTCTCGTTCTGATCGATACAAAGATGAACCTg GATATAGAATTCGTGCAGGTTCAAGTTCTCCTATACGTCGTAGGGACGTAGATCACCGTAATGGTTCCCATTTTGATCGCTCAGGTGGTCCGTCACGTGTCCGTGATTTTGGTAATGGGAGGGATCCTGGAAGATACCGAGACTCTTCACCTCCTTATAATCGAGGGCCAGGTGGTGGCAGGCAACACAGCAGCCGGGGTTTTGATGGAACTGGTTATGGTCCTGGACCTATCGGAGGTGAAGGCATGACTCGAAATAATCCTAATGTACGCCCTAGGGAAGGTGACTGGATATGTCCAGATCCTTT GTGCGCGAACTTAAACTTTGCAAGGAGAGAATACTGCAACAATTGCAAGAGATTTCGCTATGCGCCCACTGGAAGTCCCCGTGGAGGCTACCCTGGTCCCCCACCTCCACATGCCCCTCCCAGGCGCTTTCCCGGCTCACCCGTGGATCTATCACCACCTCGCAGGAACATAAACAGCAACTTCAGGTCTCCTCCTCGTAGTTGGGCTAGGGAAGGTCCACGAGACTTTAGAGCTGCTGGTCCACCACCTCCAAGGCATGAAGGCAGGTTTTTTGATCATAGCATGCGTAGAGACCGACTTGAATATCTAGACGATGACTACAGGGGAAGGAGTAGATTCGATAGGCCAATGCCAATGGATTGGGGACAGAGAGATCGTGGAAGGGATAACTTCTTCAATTCCAGGAAAGGATACGAGAGACGACTACCATCTCCACCACTTCCACCACCACAGCTTCCACCCCGTGGCAGGCCACGTGACTTGAGAGAAAGGAGTAGATCACCAATCAGGGGTGCACCTCCACCGAAGGAATACCGTCGCGATTTGTACATGGAACGAGGACGAGAGGATCTACGAGGAGGTGTTGGACGAGACAGAATAGGAGGCCCGTATTAA
- the LOC107932835 gene encoding peroxisomal fatty acid beta-oxidation multifunctional protein AIM1-like has product MSQSKVTMEVGNDGVAVITISNPPVNALAIPIIDGLKEKFAEATGRNDVKAIVLTGKGGRFSGGFDINVFTKVHGTGDVSVMPDVSVDLVTNAVEDCKKPIVAAVEGLALGGGLEFAMGCHARIAAPRTQLGLPELSLGVIPGFGGTQRLPRLVGLSKAIEVMLSSKPIMSEEGKKLGLIDALVPSKELLKVSREWALDMAEGRKPWLRSLHRTDKIGSLSEAREVLRMARLQAKKTAPNLPQHQVCLDVIEEGIVHGGYSGVLKEAKVFKEIVLSDTSRGLVHVFLAQRATSKVPNVTDVGLKPRQVKKVAIIGGGLMGSGIATALIVNNIFVVLKEVNSEYLLKGIKTVEANVRGLANRGKMTKDKAEKALSMLKGVLDYSEFKDVDMVIEAVVENVALKQKIFSEIEKACPPHCILATNTSTIDLNLIGEKMNSQDRLIGAHFFSPAHLMPLLEIVRTQKTSPQIILDLMTVGKVIKKVPVVVGNCTGFAVNRTFFPYTQGSHLLVSLGVDAYRIDRVICNFGFPLGPFQLQDLAGYGVAFAVGQEYAKAFSDRIFKSPLLELLAKDGRNGKNNGKGYYIYEKGSKPKPDPSVLSIIEESRRLTNIMPGGKPISVTDREVLEMILFPVVNEACRVLDEGVVVRASDLDVASVLGMSFPSYRGGIVFWADMVGANHVYRSLKKWSEMYGSFYKPSKFLEERAMKGIPLSAPATSSASTKSRL; this is encoded by the exons ATGTCGCAAAGTAAAGTGACGATGGAGGTCGGAAACGACGGCGTTGCAGTCATCACCATCTCCAATCCTCCTGTTAACGCTTTAGCTATTCCAA TAATTGATGGATTGAAGGAGAAATTCGCTGAGGCGACGGGGCGAAACGATGTTAAAGCTATTGTTCTTACCG GCAAGGGAGGAAGGTTTTCCGGTGGTTTTGATATCAATGTTTTCACGAAAGTTCATGGAACCG GTGATGTGTCGGTCATGCCTGATGTATCTGTTGATCTTGTCACTAATGCTGTAGAAG ATTGCAAGAAGCCTATTGTGGCTGCTGTTGAAGGATTGGCTCTCGGAGGTGGCTTAGAATTTGCAATG GGTTGCCATGCACGTATTGCTGCTCCTAGGACTCAACTTGGCTTGCCAGAATTGTCACTTGGAGTGATTCCTGGTTTTGGAG GCACACAGCGTCTCCCAAGGCTTGTAGGGCTTTCAAAAGCTATTGAAGTGATGCTG TCATCCAAACCAATCATGTCTGAAGAAGGGAAGAAGCTAGGTCTTATTGATGCACTTGTCCCTTCTAAAGAGCTTCTGAAAGTTTCTCGTGAATGGGCTTTAGACATGGCAGAGGGACGTAAGCCATGGTTGCGTTCACTTCACAGAACCGACAAAATTGGATCCCTCTCTGAAGCACGGGAGGTGTTGAGAATGGCAAGACTACAAGCCAAAAAAACTGCTCCAAATTTGCCTCAGCATCAAGTATGTCTAGATGTAATTGAGGAGGGTATTGTCCATGGGGGATATAGTGGAGTTCTGAAG GAGGCTAAAGTTTTTAAGGAGATAGTCCTTTCAGACACATCAAGAGGTCTTGTTCATGTGTTCCTTGCCCAGCGGGCTACATCAAAG GTGCCAAATGTTACTGATGTTGGTCTCAAACCAAGGCAAGTAAAGAAAGTTGCTATTATTGGAGGAGGCCTAATGGGCTCTGGAATAGCTACGGCTCTTATTGTGAACAATATATTTGTTGTTCTCAAGGAAGTTAACTCTGAATATCTCCTGAAGGGAATAAAAACGGTAGAAG CGAATGTTAGAGGTTTAGCAAATAGAGGAAAAATGACCAAGGATAAGGCAGAAAAAGCTCTCTCAATGCTTAAAGGAGTTCTGGATTACTCTGAATTTAAAGACGTAGACATGGTCATAGAG GCAGTTGTTGAAAATGTTGCTTTAAAGCAAAAAATATTCAGTGAGATAGAGAAGGCTTGCCCTCCTCACTGCATTTTGGCAACAAACACATCCACTATTGACCTCAATTTAATAGGAGAAAAAATGAACTCGCAAGATCGTCTTATAGGAGCTCACTTTTTCAG TCCTGCCCATCTGATGCCTCTTTTGGAGATTGTACGAACACAGAAAACTTCCCCACAAATAATTCTTGATCTTATGACGGTTGGCAAAGTAATAAAGAAAGTTCCTGTTGTGGTTGGTAACTGCACTGGCTTTGCAGTCAATCGAACATTCTTCCCCTATACACAAGGTTCGCATTTATTGGTCAGTTTAGGTGTGGACGCGTACAGAATTGACCGGGTGATCTGCAATTTTGGCTTTCCTCTGGGCCCTTTCCA GCTTCAAGACTTGGCTGGCTATGGTGTGGCTTTTGCTGTCGGGCAAGAATATGCTAAGGCATTCTCTGATCGAATATTCAAGTCTCCATTGCTTGAACTTTTGGCTAAAGACGGAAGAAATG GGAAAAACAACGGGAAAGGATACTATATTTATGAGAAGGGAAGCAAACCAAAGCCTGATCCTTCTGTATTGTCTATTATCGAGGAATCTAGACGGCTTACCAATATTATGCCCGGTGGAAAG CCTATTTCGGTTACTGATAGAGAAGTTCTGGAGATGATACTCTTCCCAGTAGTTAATGAGGCATGCCGAGTTCTTGATGAAGGGGTTGTGGTTCGAGCATCAGACCTTGATGTTGCATCTGTTCTTGGGATGAGCTTCCCATCTTATCG TGGTGGTATAGTATTTTGGGCAGATATGGTTGGCGCGAACCATGTATATAGAAGTCTTAAAAAATGGTCGGAAATGTACGGTAGCTTTTATAAACCATCAAAGTTTTTGGAAGAAAGAGCTATGAAGGGCATCCCATTG AGTGCACCGGCTACGTCATCTGCATCAACAAAATCAAGGCTGTAA